Proteins from a single region of Trichoderma asperellum chromosome 3, complete sequence:
- a CDS encoding uncharacterized protein (EggNog:ENOG41~SECRETED:SignalP(1-16)) — MISSLIIIACELLTLAVSLTAPSASIRQSRRLDTHLLPNRVIAQFPAGIWIENIAVRSNGNLLLTSFLPNATLYEVSDLDCQTPTVTRLFTVDAITSFFGITETSEDVFAVAGGNFSQSAGIGKGSSCLWSVDFTYGQPSYPELIATLPDAALLNGATTVPQKNHLVLVADSILNAIWRVDMKQGRVDKAAQFLPERESSSAVNIGINGIHIHDGYLWFTNDTATANPVTGALETSMYRIKVDDNGGAANGASAEKVLTLPSGAIDDFTYGPGERNVKWIAANKENKVFAATPDGKYAVIAGASNSFEVATATACKFGRTRADSYILYVSTGGGTINGTTEGGKVQAIDTTGFRV, encoded by the coding sequence ATGATATCGTCGCTCATTATAATAGCATGCGAGCTCCTAACGTTGGCTGTTTCGCTAACAGCACCATCGGCTTCAATTCGTCAATCACGCCGCCTTGATACGCATCTTCTTCCGAACCGAGTAATTGCCCAGTTTCCCGCCGGTATCTGGATCGAGAATATTGCCGTTCGCTCAAAtggcaatcttcttcttacaAGTTTTTTACCAAATGCCACTCTATATGAGGTGTCGGACTTGGATTGTCAGACGCCAACAGTTACCCGCCTATTTACTGTAGACGCAATCACAAGCTTCTTTGGAATAACGGAGACATCTGAAGATGTTTTTGCTGTGGCTGGTGGAAATTTTAGCCAGTCAGCTGGAATTGGCAAGGGATCCTCTTGTCTTTGGAGTGTTGATTTCACTTACGGCCAGCCCTCCTATCCAGAATTGATCGCTACCCTTCCCGATGCGGCTCTGCTCAACGGTGCGACAACGGTTCCTCAAAAAAATCATTTGGTACTTGTGGCGGATTCAATATTAAACGCAATTTGGCGTGTTGACATGAAACAAGGCAGGGTGGACAAGGCGGCTCAATTTTTACCAGAAAGAGAATCATCCTCAGCTGTAAACATTGGTATCAACGGGATTCATATCCATGACGGTTATTTGTGGTTCACAAACGATACAGCAACAGCCAACCCTGTGACTGGTGCTCTCGAAACATCCATGTATCGAATCAAGGTTGACGATAATGGAGGAGCCGCTAATGGTGCGTCAGCTGAGAAAGTTCTCACTCTACCATCGGGGGCAATTGATGACTTTACATACGGCCCTGGTGAAAGGAATGTTAAATGGATAGCGGCGAACAAGGAAAACAAAGTATTTGCAGCTACTCCGGATGGCAAATACGCTGTTATTGCTGGTGCGTCCAACTCATTTGAAGTGGCAACGGCGACGGCCTGCAAATTTGGAAGAACAAGAGCGGATTCGTATATTCTTTATGTCTCGACTGGCGGCGGAACGATCAACGGCACGACTGAGGGGGGTAAAGTGCAGGCAATTGATACTACTGGATTTCGAGTCTGA